The genomic region tattattattgaaaaaaaaatgtttttaattGAATATGGCTAGAATACATAaagtttaaaaattataaaatatacgaataaataataatgtataaataaatgaaatgtatgtgtgtaaaaaaaaaaaatgtgtgcCTTCAAAGGTATTCATATTATGGTCAATTTCGAATTTAGCTAGCCAATTAAAAAGTCATCCTATTATGAGCATCTTCATTTTTGGGTTTAACTACTTTTTCCCAATTTTTACATAACAAGTCATAAAGCATAATATAGTTATTTCTCATATCTATAATTGTAATTTTAATGTGAATCCATTCTTTTTCATCAATTTCTCTAATAGCTTCTTGATAATCCAAAACATTTGGATATTTTATAACTttagtaaatatttttgccctttccatataatatttaacaatagcatcatataaattaaatgcaCTTTCTTCAACCCGTGCTAATTCTTGAATAGCTTCTTCTTGTATTCCAACACCAAAATTATTACCGTCTTCAATTCTGGGTACATTTAATTGTATCCatagttttatatttcctaTCATTTCAATAAGTTCAGATGCatatgattttattttttctaattcatcatatatttgtttatgaGATGGTGCATAATGAGTATATACTAATTGatcatttataataattttactattttcattatttgggaaattttttatatttgtatcattgttatttttatccgatttattttctttactatttgaattatttacTTTAGCTTTTTTTCTTGCATTTTCTTCGAATTGttctattttatatttataagatGTACTATCTAAATCTTTTACATTTAATATTGCTCCAGGTTCAGAATTTACATTTactaaattattaaaaaatattattctttCTGGTATTCTTTCTTTTAGAGATTCTATAGTCTGTTTCGTTATGTCACATTTAAacttattatattcttcCTTTATCTTAGGATTTGATGGATctattttatcaattttacTTATAAGGCTCTCCATTTCACACTTATATAGATACACgctaaatataatataatgagcgtatcatataataaataattcttgaagaatttacatatattggTGGTAATAAGGGCAAACTGCAGAcgtatatatgtgtgtatatatatacggcaataatatgatttgcctatattattatcccTATTATTCTTTGCTTTtcttttctcttttttaaGTACTAAATCATTATATGTGTCAAAATGAGTGAAATGATTTGTcccaataaaaaataattaactTGATAAAATAGAAATTGTAATTTTCTAAagatcaaaataaaatatcaaatttgataaaaaaaaaaaaaataataataataatggaaaaaaattgtgaTATTGATAGAGAAAATTACAAAGATATTTATAgcgataataataataatagtaattattaaaataatattaaatttatatttccaaaaaaaatgtttaatggttcaatttaatatatttttcccttttttttttttttttttgatttacAATCCCCatatttcttatattaaattattatataaatatcatttatttattattttagtaaattaggttaaaaataaaagttaaaaattttttggaATAAATAAGTTCCATTTATTGATACactataatatatgtaataacaaactaataaattaatgcatgtatgttttttttcgattCTTAGTTATGGTATgagaattttttttcaaaaactTTATTTCTCATCaaaaataagtaaattttttataaaggcgagtaaataaaaattaatgacTCGGTCGTATACAAATATACACAACACTTTGTTTTagtatttattatgttattttattttacatatattttttgattataTTTCTCACCACATTATTATCTTTACCTTATTTGTACATATTAAGAATACAAAACTGGAATATAAAAGTtgcatatgcatatttatttcctattatttaaataatgaaatttatttgtttaactgcttttttccatttatttaattggTTATATATTCCATATAAAAGGTATGTAACCATGTAActgcatatatacatgtataatcaaatttcatatatagATGAATATTCCTATGTCCAAGCATGTGAgcatattcatatatagaaacacatataattttaaatttgatataaaaaGATAGCTTTAGAGGGAGAAGGACAAAATGATATAagtaattatatatactacaaagttttaaaaaaaaataaaaataaagaaataaaattgtacaCAAATATAAGGATATaccaataataataatggtgaaattaaactaaaaaattgaagaaatattagtaattatgaaaagttttttttttttcagaatGTTATATCTGTGTCTATGAAATGTAAAGTTATAGTAAGGTAGACATAtcaaataatgataatatattatattaccTTAACAcgttcataaaatattgatatgttcatattttatttacacaTTTTACAAGGTTATATATGGGAGATAATAGAAAGTGTCATGATTTGGATACAAAACTTTcgaaataattatgaagtTTTGGttttacaatattatatttttagtttttATGTTAAAATTTTCGAAATGCTTGGCATGGTTTAACGACAAAAATAAGTCCAGGCTATGTTTAACTACGTTGTAtaagaataatatattaataaaaaaaaaaaaaatttttttttttaatatttcccCACATTCAAGTctacaattaaaaaaatatgaatttgTACATAAAAACATGCATGTAAATTCCAAGAATATgctaaacaaaaataatcttttaaaaaatatatcctttttaaattttaaaaaatgtacatACAAAAATTGGGATACAAATTTTTTCGTATTATTCGTTCGTGGATGCACTAATGTAAAACccaaaacaaataaatcgATTGCAAAAAGGtttaaaataacaaaaaatggaaaattaataagaaaaaaatgtggtGGAAGTCATATGCTTAGAAAAAGAACTTCATCAAATAGAACAGCCcttagaaaaaaaacagttATAGCTTCGAATAAAATAGtcaaaaaatacaaaagtGTAATTTTTAAGTAACAGCACATGTTCCAATATATCTgtacacatttttatatattaaacatatttttattttttctgttcctttttatatatttattttatatgtttctGGAATTACACCTCTATATAACAGATATATGCTTATGCATTCGTTTGACATATTAAGCATTAAACAgcttttcataaaatatatattttagcTAATTGCACacacattattattattattattattactttttttttttaactatttAAACGATACTCCCCTTCGTCATATTCCtctgtttttattttatcaactTTACtactaaaaaatataaaataaaaaacatattaattGGGCCtattcaaatttatttcgATATTTGTccctatatattttacactaaaatgacaaaaattaaaaattatttataagtgtgttatgatatatatcCTAAAAAATTACTTATTTCAAATTACTAAAggtaataataaagtatttttttttttttttttgaaaaaagtGTTTTCCTTAAATAGCTGGTTCCTCCGTAAATTCAGCCCTAAATTCCTTTACTAGTTCATTCAATTTtcctttaattttttgtttttcgGTTTGAGTAATTCTatcaataaataaaacaccATTAAGATGGTCATACTCATGCTGAAATACACGAGCATGTATTccttttaaaattttcaaatgtTTATTGCCATTTATGTCGTAATAACTAATAGAAACAATAGCTGGTCTTTCTACTTTAGCTTCGATATTTGGAAATGATAAGCATCCTTCtactaatttattttttactgcACTT from Plasmodium berghei ANKA genome assembly, chromosome: 8 harbors:
- a CDS encoding proteasome activator 28 subunit beta, putative encodes the protein MESLISKIDKIDPSNPKIKEEYNKFKCDITKQTIESLKERIPERIIFFNNLVNVNSEPGAILNVKDLDSTSYKYKIEQFEENARKKAKVNNSNSKENKSDKNNNDTNIKNFPNNENSKIIINDQLVYTHYAPSHKQIYDELEKIKSYASELIEMIGNIKLWIQLNVPRIEDGNNFGVGIQEEAIQELARVEESAFNLYDAIVKYYMERAKIFTKVIKYPNVLDYQEAIREIDEKEWIHIKITIIDMRNNYIMLYDLLCKNWEKVVKPKNEDAHNRMTF
- a CDS encoding ribosomal protein L35, apicoplast, putative, whose product is MKFWFYNIIFLVFMLKFSKCLAWFNDKNKSRLCLTTLYKNNILIKKKKIFFFNISPHSSLQLKKYEFVHKNMHVNSKNMLNKNNLLKNISFLNFKKCTYKNWDTNFFVLFVRGCTNVKPKTNKSIAKRFKITKNGKLIRKKCGGSHMLRKRTSSNRTALRKKTVIASNKIVKKYKSVIFK